In Pseudoalteromonas sp. MM1, a single window of DNA contains:
- the ilvC gene encoding ketol-acid reductoisomerase: MANYFNTLPLREQLAQLAQCEFMDPSEFTDGVEALKGKKLVIVGCGAQGLNQGLNLRDSGLDVSYTLRQSAIDERRQSYLNASENGFTVGTYEELIPTADVVLNLTPDKQHTAVVTAIMPLMKQGSTLAYSHGFNIVEEGMQVREDITVIMVAPKCPGSEVREEYKRGFGVPTLIAVHPENDPQGHGLAQAKAYAAGTGGHRAGVLKSSFIAEVKSDLMGEQTILCGMLQTGSILCFDKMVEKGIDAGYASKLIQYGWEVITEALKYGGVTNMLDRLSNPAKVKAFELSEELKVIMRPLYNKHQDDIIDGTFSRVMMEDWANDDANLLKWRAETAETNFEKTPAGDVEISEQEFFDNGILMVAMVKAGVELAFETMTAAGIIDESAYYESLHETPLIANTIARKKLFEMNRTISDTAEYGCYLYNHACLPLLADFMKNIDTDVIGKGLNEQSNQVDNQTLIQINSALREHPVEIVGARLRGYMSAMKKIV, encoded by the coding sequence ATGGCGAATTATTTTAATACCTTACCTTTACGCGAGCAGTTAGCTCAATTAGCGCAATGTGAATTTATGGACCCAAGTGAATTTACCGACGGTGTTGAAGCACTTAAAGGTAAAAAGCTGGTAATTGTTGGCTGTGGCGCACAAGGTCTTAACCAAGGTTTAAACTTACGTGACTCAGGCCTAGATGTATCATACACGTTACGTCAATCAGCAATTGATGAGCGTCGTCAGTCATACCTAAATGCATCTGAAAACGGCTTCACAGTAGGCACGTACGAAGAGCTAATTCCTACCGCTGACGTAGTATTAAACCTAACTCCAGATAAACAACATACAGCTGTTGTAACTGCCATTATGCCTTTAATGAAGCAAGGCTCTACACTTGCTTACTCGCACGGTTTTAATATTGTTGAAGAAGGTATGCAAGTTCGTGAAGACATTACCGTAATCATGGTTGCTCCTAAGTGTCCTGGTTCTGAAGTTCGCGAAGAATATAAACGCGGCTTTGGTGTACCTACACTTATTGCTGTTCACCCAGAAAACGACCCACAAGGTCACGGCTTAGCACAAGCTAAAGCCTACGCTGCGGGTACCGGTGGTCACCGTGCAGGCGTACTTAAATCATCATTCATTGCTGAAGTTAAATCTGACTTAATGGGTGAGCAAACAATTCTTTGTGGCATGTTACAAACTGGTTCAATTTTATGTTTTGATAAAATGGTTGAAAAGGGAATTGATGCGGGTTACGCGTCAAAACTAATTCAATACGGTTGGGAAGTAATTACCGAAGCCCTTAAATACGGTGGCGTAACGAATATGCTTGACCGTTTATCAAACCCTGCAAAAGTAAAAGCGTTTGAACTAAGCGAAGAACTTAAAGTTATTATGCGCCCGCTTTATAACAAGCACCAAGATGATATTATCGACGGTACTTTCTCACGCGTAATGATGGAAGATTGGGCAAACGACGATGCAAACTTACTAAAATGGCGCGCTGAAACTGCCGAAACTAACTTTGAAAAAACCCCTGCGGGTGATGTAGAAATCTCTGAGCAAGAGTTTTTCGATAACGGTATTTTAATGGTTGCTATGGTTAAAGCCGGCGTTGAGCTTGCATTTGAAACCATGACTGCAGCAGGCATTATTGACGAGTCGGCTTATTATGAGTCTTTACACGAAACACCGTTAATTGCCAACACCATAGCACGTAAAAAGTTATTCGAAATGAACCGTACTATTTCTGATACTGCAGAATACGGCTGTTACCTTTACAACCATGCATGTTTGCCATTACTTGCCGATTTTATGAAAAACATCGACACTGATGTTATTGGTAAAGGCCTAAATGAGCAAAGTAACCAAGTAGATAACCAAACGCTGATTCAAATAAACTCTGCGTTACGTGAGCACCCTGTTGAAATTGTTGGCGCTAGACTACGCGGCTACATGTCAGCAATGAAGAAAATTGTATAA